The following proteins are encoded in a genomic region of Halomicroarcula saliterrae:
- a CDS encoding ATP-binding protein, protein MALIATLSSLLLNAVAVALLGWTAWRALQAREQPSAEPFIAILAMLTLWGVFSFVAELPSVPGVSSLQSVLELGEIGIAMIIPGLWTIYVLSYTGRGTGLTWRRVALLAGIALPVLLGGIVLAVAPPEAPVEQLIAPLVGTELLYLFALFLYATYLLVDLGGNHARVSNTHVAILTVGVFAPYLVSLVGNNTSMVANTTVGLLLSGGLLAVAVRRYPVMTGFPKADYIARTRVVETLQEAVVVLDWDDHVLDVNETAVEAFGGSVATMIGEPIRTVIDGLEQTELSAGATGTVGLQSSMGRRQFQFSVSSVTDSPAGDGDDPVARTVLFRDVTEQQTREQRLAVLNRILRHNVRSDLDVILAYADHIDDDGIQTSIRDSATELLELSKKIRESEELMTASTDTPEPVDLTEVAESVVNEFETSECSGEISLDCPEEASLSSHRFVLRQLLAELVENALVHSDKETPRVDVRVRQEPDTATRITVADNGPGLPEREQEILAAGTETQLKHARGIGLWFVSWAVTQLGGELSFHRNDPEGSVVTVQLYSMTSK, encoded by the coding sequence ATGGCCCTGATTGCAACTTTGAGTTCCCTCCTGTTGAACGCGGTGGCAGTCGCGTTGCTGGGCTGGACGGCCTGGAGAGCGCTACAGGCCCGGGAGCAACCCAGTGCGGAACCGTTCATCGCAATACTCGCTATGCTGACGCTGTGGGGGGTGTTCTCTTTCGTGGCCGAACTCCCCAGCGTGCCTGGTGTGAGTTCCCTCCAGTCGGTCTTGGAACTGGGAGAGATCGGCATCGCGATGATTATCCCCGGTCTCTGGACCATCTACGTACTGAGTTACACCGGTCGCGGAACCGGGCTGACGTGGCGACGGGTCGCGTTGCTCGCTGGCATCGCGCTTCCGGTCCTCCTGGGCGGGATTGTCCTTGCGGTGGCACCGCCGGAGGCCCCCGTCGAACAACTGATTGCTCCACTGGTTGGCACCGAACTGCTGTATCTGTTCGCGCTGTTCCTGTACGCGACGTATCTCCTGGTCGACCTCGGTGGCAACCACGCCCGTGTGTCCAACACCCACGTAGCGATACTGACAGTCGGTGTCTTCGCACCGTATCTCGTCAGTCTGGTCGGGAACAACACCTCGATGGTCGCCAACACGACCGTCGGCCTGCTTCTGTCAGGTGGACTTCTCGCGGTTGCCGTGCGGCGGTATCCGGTCATGACCGGCTTTCCGAAAGCGGATTACATCGCACGAACGCGTGTGGTCGAGACGCTTCAGGAGGCAGTCGTGGTTCTGGACTGGGACGACCACGTCCTCGATGTCAACGAGACGGCGGTGGAGGCGTTCGGCGGCTCAGTGGCGACGATGATCGGTGAACCGATCCGGACGGTCATCGACGGCCTCGAACAGACCGAACTCTCAGCCGGTGCGACGGGTACCGTCGGACTCCAGAGCTCGATGGGCCGTCGCCAGTTCCAATTTAGCGTCTCCTCGGTTACGGACTCGCCGGCAGGCGACGGTGACGACCCCGTGGCCAGAACGGTGCTCTTCCGGGACGTGACCGAACAGCAAACCAGGGAGCAGCGGCTCGCTGTCCTCAACCGTATTCTCCGACACAACGTGCGGAGCGACCTCGATGTGATACTGGCGTATGCCGACCACATCGACGACGACGGCATACAGACGAGCATCCGAGACAGCGCGACCGAACTCCTCGAACTGAGCAAGAAGATCAGAGAGTCCGAAGAGCTCATGACGGCGAGCACCGACACCCCGGAGCCGGTCGACCTCACCGAGGTCGCGGAGTCCGTGGTAAACGAGTTCGAGACGAGTGAGTGCAGCGGTGAGATATCGCTCGACTGCCCCGAGGAGGCCTCGCTCTCCTCTCATCGATTCGTCCTCAGACAACTGCTCGCTGAACTAGTCGAAAACGCGCTCGTCCACTCGGACAAAGAGACACCGCGAGTCGACGTGCGCGTTCGACAGGAGCCTGACACAGCAACCAGAATAACCGTCGCCGACAACGGACCCGGCCTCCCGGAACGGGAACAGGAAATCTTGGCCGCCGGAACCGAGACCCAACTGAAGCACGCACGAGGAATCGGGCTCTGGTTTGTCAGCTGGGCCGTCACGCAGTTGGGTGGCGAGCTTTCCTTCCATCGGAACGACCCAGAAGGAAGCGTCGTCACGGTCCAGCTGTACAGTATGACGAGCAAGTAG
- a CDS encoding sensor histidine kinase, giving the protein MTDEHTVAIAFSEFPDPVVAYAMEGDEPRIAAINEAFESRLSAVSAETPVTELFERFSVVESNGDEEPVTHVTRGDSVSIYLDDSGELGPFFVRVLPTGDATGYLVFSDVSGYPDITDTPAVSRASSVISHDLRNHLDVAKAHLQAAQETGAPEHFEAISNAHDRMERIIRDVLTVTRDEPVVTSSEQVTIRNTVTEAWQSVDTGAATLDIGNALPTVTADADRVRRLFENLFRNSAEHGSEVDSQSEAGTAGSQVTVTVGPLENGFYVSDDGVGIPPDERDRITEPGYSTRSGGTGLGLAIVEQIVAAHGWELTVTSATDGGARFEIGF; this is encoded by the coding sequence ATGACGGACGAACACACGGTAGCGATCGCGTTCAGCGAATTCCCGGATCCCGTCGTCGCCTACGCTATGGAGGGCGACGAGCCCCGTATCGCGGCGATAAACGAAGCCTTCGAGTCGCGTCTCTCCGCGGTCTCCGCCGAGACGCCAGTCACCGAGCTCTTCGAGCGATTTAGCGTGGTCGAGTCGAACGGTGACGAGGAGCCGGTAACACACGTCACCCGCGGTGACAGCGTCAGTATCTACCTCGACGACAGCGGCGAACTGGGGCCGTTCTTCGTCCGAGTCCTCCCCACCGGCGATGCCACGGGGTATCTCGTTTTCTCCGATGTGAGTGGGTATCCCGATATCACCGACACGCCGGCAGTAAGTCGGGCTAGCAGTGTAATCAGTCACGACCTCCGCAACCATCTGGATGTCGCCAAAGCGCACCTTCAGGCCGCACAGGAGACGGGCGCCCCCGAACACTTCGAGGCGATATCTAACGCGCACGACCGGATGGAACGGATTATCCGCGACGTCCTCACGGTCACGCGAGACGAGCCCGTTGTGACCTCCTCCGAACAGGTCACAATCAGGAACACGGTAACCGAGGCGTGGCAATCCGTCGATACCGGGGCGGCGACACTCGATATCGGAAACGCGCTGCCGACGGTCACCGCCGACGCTGATCGCGTCCGGAGACTGTTCGAGAATCTCTTCCGGAACAGCGCGGAACACGGCTCGGAGGTCGACAGTCAGTCCGAAGCCGGAACTGCCGGGAGCCAGGTGACAGTTACCGTCGGTCCGCTGGAAAACGGCTTCTACGTGTCCGACGACGGGGTCGGTATTCCGCCGGACGAACGGGACAGAATCACCGAGCCCGGCTACTCGACTCGGAGTGGCGGTACTGGCCTCGGTCTCGCGATTGTCGAACAGATCGTCGCTGCACACGGCTGGGAGCTGACAGTGACGTCGGCCACGGACGGCGGCGCGCGTTTCGAGATCGGATTCTAA
- a CDS encoding outer membrane lipoprotein-sorting protein — protein MNPDILKAPLFAVLMGALLVLAGVTAGAVQMPQQDAAAVQPTPTPTDDATESGESDTEHGNETPTADEVLSTFQNRTSSLDTLVMTVETDITMDGNETHSTERTVWVDYENNRTRTERTSDYGETITVRNGSATVTYNAEENTVSRFNSSFGDRQLDPTGLDRLINNSDAAFEGREQLDGEETYRLSLEPNTTGTMVTGSVDVTVWLDAETYFPTQAQTAVSSDDYSFETTQRYRNVSLNESLSDDRFTIDIPDDAEEPGSAGYDMTSYESLSNLRANATQNVPSPTLPANYSFDDGYIVEHEDDVSLTLRYTAGANETLTVSQRSGDGFNYSESEQFESVDVGARTGWYDELDVGDSTVAMLAWDCGSNRYTVSGPLEKSETVDVAESIACQ, from the coding sequence ATGAACCCTGACATACTCAAGGCCCCGCTCTTCGCGGTACTGATGGGGGCCCTCCTCGTGCTGGCCGGTGTGACAGCCGGCGCAGTACAGATGCCCCAACAGGACGCAGCAGCGGTACAGCCGACTCCGACACCGACTGACGACGCCACCGAATCCGGCGAGAGCGATACCGAACACGGCAACGAGACACCTACCGCGGACGAGGTTCTGTCGACCTTCCAGAACCGCACCTCCTCGCTCGATACGCTCGTGATGACCGTCGAGACGGACATCACGATGGACGGTAACGAGACTCACAGCACCGAGCGAACCGTGTGGGTCGACTACGAAAACAACCGAACCCGGACCGAACGCACGTCCGACTACGGCGAGACTATCACCGTCCGCAACGGGAGCGCCACGGTGACGTACAACGCCGAGGAGAACACGGTCTCCCGGTTCAACTCCTCTTTCGGCGACCGACAGCTCGACCCGACTGGACTCGACCGACTAATCAACAACAGCGACGCAGCGTTCGAGGGACGCGAACAACTCGACGGCGAGGAGACCTACCGGCTCTCGCTCGAACCGAACACGACGGGCACGATGGTGACGGGCTCGGTCGACGTCACCGTGTGGCTCGACGCGGAGACCTACTTCCCGACACAGGCACAGACGGCCGTCAGTTCCGACGACTACAGCTTCGAGACGACCCAGCGGTACCGGAACGTGAGCCTGAACGAGTCGCTGTCGGACGACCGGTTCACTATCGATATCCCCGATGACGCCGAGGAACCCGGGAGCGCCGGATACGACATGACGAGCTACGAGTCGCTCTCGAACCTCCGAGCGAACGCGACGCAGAACGTTCCCTCGCCGACGCTGCCCGCCAACTACAGCTTCGACGACGGGTACATCGTCGAGCACGAGGACGACGTCTCTCTCACTCTCCGGTATACGGCCGGCGCGAACGAGACGCTGACAGTCAGTCAGCGTTCCGGGGACGGCTTCAACTACAGCGAGAGCGAGCAGTTCGAGTCCGTCGACGTCGGTGCCCGGACCGGCTGGTACGACGAACTCGACGTCGGCGACTCCACCGTGGCGATGCTCGCCTGGGACTGCGGTAGTAACCGATACACGGTCTCCGGCCCGCTGGAGAAATCCGAGACCGTCGACGTCGCCGAGTCCATCGCCTGTCAGTGA
- a CDS encoding ABC transporter permease subunit — MSWRHIATKDLHQARLSAGSWLLTCLSLVLYVGYALAHTYLGAPSFGAFVSGLSNVTALSLPVFGLLLGYKSIIHERKSGSLFLTLSAPQSRSELVVGTVVGRVVVLLVPTVVSLALAGVVGAVRYGTQGALFYPWFLFVTALYGVAFVALAVGLSMSTTVDRRVTLGALGSYVLLGPFWDSVHAFGLLILHRFDLSVLSDMPGWALLVRLWAPTEAYYRLIDAGFEIEQAVRYVGGPIYVDWWMGLVALLAWCTVPIVLGFRRFSMADL; from the coding sequence ATGAGCTGGCGACACATCGCCACCAAGGACCTCCACCAGGCGAGACTGTCGGCCGGGAGCTGGTTGCTCACGTGTCTCTCACTAGTTCTGTACGTGGGATACGCCCTCGCGCACACGTATCTGGGCGCCCCCTCCTTCGGTGCGTTCGTGAGCGGGCTCTCGAACGTGACCGCGCTGAGTCTCCCGGTGTTCGGGCTCTTGCTGGGGTACAAATCGATTATCCACGAACGAAAGAGCGGCAGCCTCTTCCTGACGCTGTCGGCCCCGCAGTCACGGAGTGAGCTCGTCGTCGGGACGGTCGTCGGCCGCGTGGTTGTGTTGCTCGTCCCGACAGTCGTCTCGCTCGCGCTCGCGGGTGTCGTCGGGGCCGTCCGATACGGTACGCAGGGCGCCCTGTTCTATCCCTGGTTCCTGTTCGTGACCGCGCTCTACGGCGTCGCGTTCGTCGCGCTGGCGGTTGGACTGTCCATGTCGACGACTGTCGACCGCCGAGTCACGCTCGGCGCGCTCGGCAGCTACGTGCTCCTGGGACCGTTCTGGGACAGCGTTCACGCGTTCGGACTGCTGATTCTCCACCGGTTCGACCTGAGCGTGTTGTCCGACATGCCCGGCTGGGCGCTCCTGGTCCGGCTGTGGGCGCCCACTGAGGCGTACTACCGCCTCATCGACGCGGGCTTCGAAATCGAGCAGGCGGTACGGTACGTCGGCGGCCCCATCTACGTGGACTGGTGGATGGGACTGGTAGCGTTGCTCGCGTGGTGTACCGTCCCTATCGTACTCGGCTTTCGTCGGTTCAGTATGGCTGACCTCTAG